CAAAAAATCCCTGGAAGGCATAAGGAAGTTTCCGGGCGATTCTTTAATAGCCACTAACTTGTCGGCCAACGCCTCCAAAGCAAGCCTATCAGAAAAATCAAGAGCTGTGTTTGAAGTCCGGCCAATGCAAAGTGTCTGTTCCGGACAGAGGTTTAGATAAACCCCCATCAAAGAAAGCACTTTGTAAGTGTCCATTATCTTGTCGAGAGTATGCTTGTTGACAATACAGCCCGCGCCCAAAGTCCAAGAAACATTTGCATATTCCGTGGTCAGAAAGCGCAAAAAATATTGTCCCAAAAGGCTCTTGCGCGCGCTGCCGTGCGTTAGACGCCGGAGCTCTTGGAAAACATCTATAGCAAAAATATCCTCATCTCTGCTAGCGCCGTCAACCGAAACCGTAATATTTGTCAAACCCCCGGCAATCAGTTTGTCCAGTAACCTTCTATTCCTCAAAAGAGGAATACCGCTAGTCAACAAAACTACAACAGCGCCTGGAAAGGTATTGATATGAGTTATTATCTCCTCCACCCCATGTTTTACGGCAGGTTCCCCTCCAATCAATGTGAACAGACGAATCTTCATTGTGTCATACAGATAGTCAAAAACACGCTTCCACTGATCTACATTTAGTTCCGAAGATAAAAGTCGCTTCCTCTCCGCAGGTAGCATAAGGGTGTATGGACAATACCCACAACCTTCCATACATATTTCGCTTAGGAAAACCTGAACCTGCCTAGGGTATAGTACTTGCGCATGAACTTTAGACATAAATTCTTCCTCCTTAAGAAAATATTGAATTTACAAGGTGCCGAAAAATGGGCATAAAAAAACCCCGAAATCGGGGTTTTACCTTATAAATAGTTTTTTTATGTCCGCTCTTCGCTTATACATTCTAAAAAATAACTTTACCAAAAACCTTTCCGTAAAGTCAATGATTTTTCCCCAACTGGCGGTGTGC
This window of the Patescibacteria group bacterium genome carries:
- a CDS encoding radical SAM protein; the encoded protein is MSKVHAQVLYPRQVQVFLSEICMEGCGYCPYTLMLPAERKRLLSSELNVDQWKRVFDYLYDTMKIRLFTLIGGEPAVKHGVEEIITHINTFPGAVVVLLTSGIPLLRNRRLLDKLIAGGLTNITVSVDGASRDEDIFAIDVFQELRRLTHGSARKSLLGQYFLRFLTTEYANVSWTLGAGCIVNKHTLDKIMDTYKVLSLMGVYLNLCPEQTLCIGRTSNTALDFSDRLALEALADKLVAIKESPGNFLMPSRDFLSGLPDLGIRQSHKCSEASFPSTLHIHSGGVVNFCAWRAGYMVGRHNIWNWVTAESSYEEWLRDWRADLDGQSCSCSWTFLDRTGDFSEEGVASYPNLWFPYTV